A genomic stretch from Thunnus maccoyii chromosome 19, fThuMac1.1, whole genome shotgun sequence includes:
- the LOC121885576 gene encoding myosin light chain 5-like translates to MASRKTKKKEGGAKRAQRASSNVFSMFEQTQIQEFKEAFTLIDQNRDGFIDKEDLKDTYASLGKLNVKDNELEDMLKEATGPINFTMFLNLFGGKLHGTDPEDTIINAFKMFDPDSKGFIHKDELQKLLMTQADKFTSEEVKQMFQSSNIDPAGNLDYKSLCYIITHGEEQEE, encoded by the exons ATG GCGAGCaggaagacaaagaagaaggagggaggcGCCAAAAGAGCTCAGAGAGCCTCGTCCAATGTTTTCTCCATGTTTGAACAGACTCAGATTCAGGAGTTCAAAGAG GCTTTCACGCTAATCGACCAGAACCGGGACGGATTCATCGATAAAGAAGATCTGAAGGACACCTACGCGTCGTTGG GTAAACTCAACGTGAAGGACAATGAACTGGAGGACATGCTGAAAGAAGCCACCGGCCCCATCAACTTCACCATGTTCCTCAACCTGTTTGGAGGAAAGCTGCACG GCACAGACCCCGAAGATACCATCATAAACGCTTTCAAGATGTTCGATCCTGACTCGAAGGGCTTCATACACAAAGACGA ATTACAGAAATTACTGATGACACAAGCAGACAAGTTTACATCCGAGGAG GTGAAGCAGATGTTCCAGTCATCGAACATCGATCCTGCAGGAAACCTGGATTATAAATCTCTGTGTTACATTATCACACACGgggaggaacaggaggaataa